The Mucilaginibacter terrae region ATCACCGACCAGAACCCCCACCCTTAACCTAAAAAACTATGAAATATTTGTATTCGCTCTTCATTTTCATGCTTCCTTTGATCGCATCCGCGCAGACCCTGGTCACAGGGAAAGTTACCAATGAACGCAACGAGCCCCTCCAGGCGATAACGGTTACGGAAAAAGGCACGGGCGTCGTCCGCTTTACCGATGAAAAAGGCCTGTTCACGATTCCCCTGCATACGGGGTCGATCATTCGCCTGACCGGTGTTGGCGTTGAACCGGTCGATGTTCCTTATACCGGCAAAAACGGGCTCGTCATCGTTCTACGCCAGAGCCGGAGCCAGCTCGACGAAGTGCAGGTCATTGCCTATGGTACCAATACCCAGCGGTTCAACACCGGTTCGGTCACCGCAAAGTAACTGCTGAAGAGATCAGCCGGCAGCCGGTCAGCAATCCGCTTAGCGCCTTGCAGGGAAGGGTTCCCGGACTGGTGGTCACCTCCAGCAGCGGCCTGCCGGGCGCTTCTGTCAATCTACAGATCCGCGGGCAAAACACCTTACGGTCCAATGCCGGCATCCTCGCACCGCGCGATCAGCCGCTGTTCATCATTGACGGCGTTCCCTATGCAACGCAAAACGGTAACACGAACCAGTTCAGTTCCG contains the following coding sequences:
- a CDS encoding carboxypeptidase-like regulatory domain-containing protein, translating into MKYLYSLFIFMLPLIASAQTLVTGKVTNERNEPLQAITVTEKGTGVVRFTDEKGLFTIPLHTGSIIRLTGVGVEPVDVPYTGKNGLVIVLRQSRSQLDEVQVIAYGTNTQRFNTGSVTAK